The Sphingomonas carotinifaciens sequence CGCAGGGAATGACGCCGACCGCGAGTTCCTGACCACCTTGGGCGATTTCGCGGAGACGGCGGAGTTCGTGCGCGCCTATCGCGCGCGCTTTGCCGCTAGCCGTCAACCGCTCTTCCTTGCCGGCGAAAGCTACGGCACTTGGCGGGTAAACGGCACGACCGAGATGCTGACGAACAGGGGGATTCGCGTAGCCGGCGCGATCCTGATCTCAGGAGGCGTGCCGGGATCGCTGATGTCGGCCGCGTTCCAGGATGCGATGTACGTGCCAGCGCGGACGGCGACCGCGTTCGAGTTGCGCAAGCTACCGCCTGACCTGCTGCGCAACAAGGACGCGACGATGGCACAAGTCAACGCATGGATAAGGACAACATACCTGCCAGCGCTGGAACACGTCGAGACGCTTACGCGCGCGCAGCGCGACGCCGTGACCGTATCGCTTGCCCGCTTTACGGGTGTGCGTCCGGAGCAGATCGATCGCAAAACGCTGGTGATGACCAACAACGCTTACAAGTCGGGGTTATTCGAAGGCAATCGCGACAGAATGCTGAACACCTTCGACATGCGATTGCAAGGTTCAAACCCGGCAGCGGAGGCGGAGGTACCGAACCGCGTTCAGACCCTCGCTGACTATTTTCGCGGCGAACTCGGCTACAGAACCGACCTCGCCTACACCGGCTTGGAGGACGGCTACATGCCGACCCCTGGCCCTCCGAGGCGGTCGACGGGCGAACGATGGGACTATAATCACGTGAAGATCACACCCGAAGTTGTCGCACGGATGCAGTCGGGTGGGGGGCCGCCGCTATCTCAGCCGTGGCTACAGAACGCGATGCGTAAGGACGCCGGCATTCACGTATTCGTCGCTGCGGGTCGCTACGACAGCCTCAACATGTGCGAAGGTAACCTAGCCATGTCGGGCAAGCTGGAAACCTCGCTCTCCTCCCGCTTTGAGCATCATTGCTATGAGGGCGGTCACATGATGTATCATGTTCCAGCTTCGCGCTTGAGGTTGGCGCGCGATGTCGCCGACTTTGTAAATCGGGTTTCCAAAACCGCGCCATGATGTCGTGCATCAGTCACGGTTGTGAGCTACCCGCGCGTGGTCACGGCGTGGATCAATAATCAGCTTCGACCCTGCCTGTCCGGTTTCGATTTTACATAATCTTTGTTATCGAACTCGACCTAATGCGCTGATTGGGGCCGGAAATCAGCTGCCCGCGCCCTTGCCCACCGCGATCAGTCGCCTCACTTTCGCCGCTGTCACGTGCCCCTTGTTAGCGAGGCAGGCAAGGCGTTTATCGTGGGACCTCGACCAAACTTTTGATATCGATACCCTATGTCGCTACCCATTGTCGCTGATCACCTGAAACTGCCCGCTGCTGAGCTCTTTGGCGATCGCCTCAAGCAGCGCAGGCTCGAACTGGGGATGACGCAGGCGCAGTTTGCGGATCGCGTCGGGAGCACCGCCGCCTATGTCTCGCAGGTCGAACGAGGACAGGCAAACCCGACGCTTGATGTCATGGCGAAGTTTGCCGCTGTGGCCGGAATGGAGGTCTGGGATATGCTTCGGCCTTCCAAAGGCTAGCCGAGAAATACTCCGCATCTGGTCGTAATCGTATCCAAAGATGCGATTGTTGGCCCTTGTCGGCCGCGGTAAAGTCCTTTCGACGACAAGCGTGTTACCTATGCGTCGCGGGAGAATGCTTGCGTGACTGATGGTGCAATATTGCGGATGCGCTTTGGGAAGAGAGTCGGCCGTCTAGCAAAGCGGTCCGGCTTGTCGGTCGACGAACTGGCTGACCGGGCGGAATTGTCAACGAGCCGTATGGAAGACGTGCTGCACGGGCGGCAGAATT is a genomic window containing:
- a CDS encoding S10 family serine carboxypeptidase-like protein; its protein translation is MTLLKSLRGRSALIGAALAASALAAGAAGAQDRTTPPERIAPLLHDDEAIVVTHHEVRTSAGVLNYDARAGRLAIRNDETGAVRGYVYFTAYVVPTQNGRSRPLTILWNGGPSSNSLLLHTEMFGPRRITESGMVDNAETLLATSDLVFYDPVGTGFSRAGNDADREFLTTLGDFAETAEFVRAYRARFAASRQPLFLAGESYGTWRVNGTTEMLTNRGIRVAGAILISGGVPGSLMSAAFQDAMYVPARTATAFELRKLPPDLLRNKDATMAQVNAWIRTTYLPALEHVETLTRAQRDAVTVSLARFTGVRPEQIDRKTLVMTNNAYKSGLFEGNRDRMLNTFDMRLQGSNPAAEAEVPNRVQTLADYFRGELGYRTDLAYTGLEDGYMPTPGPPRRSTGERWDYNHVKITPEVVARMQSGGGPPLSQPWLQNAMRKDAGIHVFVAAGRYDSLNMCEGNLAMSGKLETSLSSRFEHHCYEGGHMMYHVPASRLRLARDVADFVNRVSKTAP
- a CDS encoding helix-turn-helix domain-containing protein, with translation MSLPIVADHLKLPAAELFGDRLKQRRLELGMTQAQFADRVGSTAAYVSQVERGQANPTLDVMAKFAAVAGMEVWDMLRPSKG
- a CDS encoding helix-turn-helix domain-containing protein, translating into MRFGKRVGRLAKRSGLSVDELADRAELSTSRMEDVLHGRQNCVTLREMNVIARALAAPLPDLLAPSDDWDRGARGS